ACTAACCATTGTCCATATGATGCAGTTCGATTAATTGATGTGGTTAAGCCCTTCCTACCCATTCTACCTGAGGTTGAAGCACCCTTTGAAAAGGTTTCGTTTGATGACAAACTTGTTTACACCATCATATCAGCGTTAATCTACATTTTCAGTCAATTTCCGTTGGCAGGTGtctcaaaagaagagaCGGTGGTTAAAGATCCTATTTATTTCTTGCGTGGAGTATTTGGGGCGGAACCAAAGACGCTCTTGGAGTTTGGTATCTTCCCTGTTTTTTCAAGTGGTTTGATTCTACAACTATTGGCAGGattgaaattgatcaaGGTTAACTTCAAAGTTCAACAAGATAGAGAATTGTTTCAGACATTGACAAAATTGGTGGCACTGCTGCAATATTTCATTCTTGCcaacatcttcattttttccgGCTACTATGGTGAAGATCTAAGCATTGTTCAAATCGGGCTATTGAATCTTCAATTGGTAGGAGCAGGTTTTGTTGTCATTTTGATGTCTGAGGTCATTGACAAAGGCTTTGGTTTTGCTTCTGGTTGTATGACAATAAACACTGTCGTTATTGCAACAAATTTGGTTGCCGATACTTTTGGATTCTCACAAATTGCTGTTGGCAGTGATGGTAATAAGGAAGCTCAGGGTTCTATCATCAACTTACTACAGGGTTTGAGAAGTAAGCATAAGACTTTCTTCGGGGGTTTACTTTCTGCCTTTAATAGAGATTACTTGCCAAATCTCAATACTACTTTGATCGTCCTGGCTATTGGTGCATCTGTTTGTTACTTACAAAGTTTCCGTTTGGAATTACCTATTAGATCAACTAAGGCTCGCGGTGTGAGTAATGTTTATCCTATTCGCCTATTGCATGTTGGTGGTTTATCTGTTGCATTTTCTTATATTCTCTTATTCACAATTCATATCGCAGCATTTGTTGTTATCCAACTAATCGGCAAAAATGATCCATCCAGTATtgtttgcaaaatttttggtcATTATGAAAGTGTCAGCAACTTATTTTACACACCCACCTTTCCACTATCCTTATTGACACCTCCAAAATCTCTTTTTAGTGGTCTCCTTCAACAACCATTGaccttttttgtttatacGGCATTCATGCTAGTTACCGGTATATGGTTTGCAGACGTATGGCAAGGAATGTCTGGTTCTTCAGCCCGTGATCTTGCTCTTCAATTCAAAGAGCAAGATATTACGCTAACTGGTCGTAGAGAGCAAGGGGTTGCAAAAGAGTTAGAGAAAGTTATTCCAGTTGCTTCAACAACTGGTGCAGCTCTTTTAGCAATTCTCGCAATAGTTGGAGAATTTCTAGGATTAAAAGGTAAAGGCGCCGGTATGGTTGTAGGTGTAGCTACCGGATTCTCCTTACTAGAATTGATCTCAATAGATTATCAGCAGAGTGGTGGCCAAAGTGCCTTGGCTCAAGTACTAGGTGCTCCAGGACGTTTTTAAGCAACTTGCTGCAACAGAAAAAAGCTAACGAAGTATATATAAAATATAAGTAATCGTTCACCTTACATCGCATGTTGTCAATCTAGCATCACtttgtaaaacaaaaataagaaTAATTCATTACTTACATCAAATTATATACATGCTGGTgcattcatcaaaagttaACCCCTCTCAATATAGCAATTTACATCGGAACCATCGCTTTGAGcctttccatttttcacatACTCTCTAagtttatcaaaatatagTCTGGAATCTAAAATACCTTTCTGAAAGCCCTTGAAATTATGTCTAAGCTCCGGCACATTATGGCTGACCAGAGGTTTTAGTTCAACATTATAGTCCTGTGGAGTCACAAAAGTACGCACTTTGTTCCATTGAATGGTATAGCCACCGTACCTTGTATGTTTACCAATACCGGATGAACGAGTACCCTTATACATGGTTTTATTACCTTGCTTTGTGGTCAAAGCAGTACGACGATTACCGGACTTGGATTGACCATAAAATAAAGTCCCATCTCTGTACTTTTTCCATGGCCTGGTTAAAAGAGATATAGGGGACTCCTTGAATAGATTGATGCTAGTAGGTTTCATACGATATGAGCAGTTGGGCCGTGTGGATCTCTTAAATTTTCACAGAATTCTCAATCAATAGTGAAGATCTTCTGATATGTGATGAATGAACTTGtccattgaaaaaaaaaaaaaaagttgacGTACAGAGTGCTTGATAAGGCGTACATATAAAGGAAGATACATACAGAAGAGCAGGCAAGCCTTTCTTAACTTGATATGGGTTGATTCGTTAGTTGAGCTGCATTATGACACGTCCGATAATATCGCTGAAGCCTAGCTATAATTCCGTGGTTCGAGGTTGTCCAGGACTACCAGAAACACTGCCACGAGTTGAATGTGAGCTGCGAATAAGGTCTAGCGACGCAAAAcccttcaaaattgacaAGATAGAGATCGTGCTCAAGACGGTGGAATCATTAATCAATACGTCGCATCATTCATTTAGCTCAAAGCCAAAACTCGAGAGGACAAGTACCCATTACAAAAAGAGTATAAGGATaagtgaaaagaaattgattgGTATCGACATTCCTTTGACCATTGGTCTGCCAGATGATATCAAGGAAACAAACTTTAATCATAACTTTGGTCAAGCGGTAACGTTTTTGGAATGTGGCTTGCGGTACAACGGACTCGAGGAACGTGAGCTCTTCACGAGGACTATAAATGTTGAGAGATACACATTTCTGCCTAGTCCTAAGATGTTTCCTAGCCTTGGTAGAAAAGTATACTCCCCTGACAAAAAGTTTGCCGTAACATATAGGCTTAGGAATCCATGCGTCACAAAAGATGACTTTTTGCATGTTGATTTCGAACTTAAGCTTAATTCTAAGGGCGGACATGACAACtcagtttcttcatcatcaacgaCATCACTGATctttaacaaaaaaagcaaGGCAAGACTAAAGGCAGCAGTAGTGAATGTAAAGGAATTTCTCGAGGTGAATAGTGACGATCGAACGGGATCTAGCGGCGTTAATGAGCCAAAAGAGAACGTATTGCTTGAGATGGGGATGccaattgatgaattaATTACAAACAACCCTATAAGATGGTCAATGGATATTCGTATCCTTACCCAAAAtgagcttttcaaagaatttgaagattccTTGCTAGAATCACCattactttcaaaatcgGTCAATTCATCGGACGAATTCTCGGCAAGCaatccaaaaataaataccAGACTTATACAAAATAAAGCAGATGGAAATCCTGGTCTGGTTCCACTGCAATATCATACATCGATCACTACTCATCGTGGAAATCTCTTCAGAATTCTTCATGGGATTACTGTTAAATTCAAGATAGGTAATGGCAAAAGCTTCCAGATAAGTCAGCCCATAGATATAACACCCTGGAAACTTTCTCAACTGAAGAATGTCGAGCAACTCATTCTGCAGGAAAGAGAAACAGCGAAATATGCTAGACTCTTTTACGAGAATTTTGGTGGTCTGAAAAAAGTAGTTGCATCCGCCTCTACAGGTACTCACGCTGACAGAGTTGAGTATCCTCCGCTACCGCCAGTTGTTTATCCGAACGATTCAAGGACACTCAAAAAGCTAAATGTAGAATTCAGCGGTGAGGAGAGATCAAATCGTTCGAGAATTCCATTACTCGAATAAGATCAATTGGCACGAAATGAAGGGTTTTAAAGATGTTGATGtcaatttggaaaagtaCATTCCTCAAACAAAAGTGCAATAGTGCAGAACAGATGCACTGATCTGCAGGAAATTTGTTTCAGGATGGAAGAGGTACCTTTATTTGATCGCGACATTTCACTAAAAGAGCGGGGGCTTATTGAGACTCTGTCAGAGATTTACTCCATCATAATTACTGTTGATCAAGTAGAGAAACTGTACTTGAAAGATGTaatagaaaatgaaaatgctTATACGGTTCTTACAAATAAACTACTAGCGCAATATAATACATTGCTgtcaaataatgaaaacgATTCCGATTTTAAAGAGAAATTCGGTAACTCCATAACTGAGTTCAGCGAAAAGTATAATATAATAGCGCCTAATGGGGTAATACGGTTGGAAAAAGGTATACCTATGACCGTTGAACATATGAGCAATAGTCAAAGTGATTCAGGGATGGCaaaaaacaatatcaaTAGCAAACACGTTGCAGAAGCAACAGGGAATTTTATTACGGTGATGGATGCAATTAAACTGAATTATAGAGCCAAGGACCAATTACATCCATTACTTGCTGAATTGCTGTTAAGCATCAACCGAATCGGTGGTTTGCATTCGAATGATATGAGTAACGGGGAAAAAGGATCAGATAGAACTTTCGGAGAaaataagaagaaattggTAGAATGGATTGTGAAGATAaacaagatgaaaatgagtgaagaacttgatgaaaaagagGCTAAAGAACTGCTATTTGATCTCGATATTGCATACAAAAGCTTCTTTGCAATGCTTAACTGAAGCATTCCATATAGACATAGACATACAGATGAATCAATCCATCTAGATTCCCTTTTTGAGAATATTTTTACCCTTcacatttttcttgaatataTCAAGCATTATTAAGGTTTTCCGCTCACGATTGGCTTTCTCATCTTGTTGAAACAAATATTTCTGTGCAGCTTCGGTGATTTCCTCACCTTGATCATCAGTTTCCTCCAAACAATCTAAATGTTGAGCGCGACTCGCGTCAGAGTCAGTCCCAGCAGGATAAACAGTTGGTTCTACCTGGACTTTAATTCCTTTAGGCATCTTTATGCACATCCTCTTCCTTGAAGGCAattcattgttttcatcctcatctttATATCCATCTTCATTGTCgtcttcatcctcatcttcataaAGCAGCCTGACCTTTGTCAACTTCTTTGGTCGTAtctcttcaagaatttttgattgtATAGTTTTTACTTGTGGTAAATCTTTAAAATAGGGTATCGTTATTTCAGTTTCTTTAACATGTGCCGGGTACAACAATAAGCCATCTGGCCTAACTTCACTGCTATCAGCAATAGCTTTCAACGTGTAGAAAGAGCCATCGACAATTTTACCTGCGATTACTTTGTTGTCTGTGTCCTGCGTCGTGTACTCTTTGAGTGTCATAAACCATCTATTGGTGTTGTTGTCCCAGCCCAGTATCCCATTCCTATTAAATTTTATCCTGTCGTTAGTTTCTGTTGGAAGAGAAAGGTTGTCAGATCTATTAtgagagaagaaaattgTTTTGCCATCACCAGAAATTTCGTAAATGGCTTCATCCTTTAGCTTACCCAACTGACAATCCTCGAGAAATTTTCTAGAAGCAGTTGGTATCTCCTTACACCACAACTCCACATCCAAGCGGCCTTTGCTGGTATATATGATACATTTAGCAGTAGTTTGTGGTTCTTGCATTCTAGCTGTTTTTGTTGTTCcaaataatttgaaattttata
The genomic region above belongs to Zygotorulaspora mrakii chromosome 8, complete sequence and contains:
- the MRPL27 gene encoding mitochondrial 54S ribosomal protein mL41 (similar to Saccharomyces cerevisiae MRPL27 (YBR282W); ancestral locus Anc_1.304), whose protein sequence is MKPTSINLFKESPISLLTRPWKKYRDGTLFYGQSKSGNRRTALTTKQGNKTMYKGTRSSGIGKHTRYGGYTIQWNKVRTFVTPQDYNVELKPLVSHNVPELRHNFKGFQKGILDSRLYFDKLREYVKNGKAQSDGSDVNCYIERG
- the VPS28 gene encoding ESCRT-I subunit protein VPS28 (similar to Saccharomyces cerevisiae VPS28 (YPL065W); ancestral locus Anc_8.529) translates to MEEVPLFDRDISLKERGLIETLSEIYSIIITVDQVEKLYLKDVIENENAYTVLTNKLLAQYNTLLSNNENDSDFKEKFGNSITEFSEKYNIIAPNGVIRLEKGIPMTVEHMSNSQSDSGMAKNNINSKHVAEATGNFITVMDAIKLNYRAKDQLHPLLAELLLSINRIGGLHSNDMSNGEKGSDRTFGENKKKLVEWIVKINKMKMSEELDEKEAKELLFDLDIAYKSFFAMLN
- the SSH1 gene encoding Ssh1p (similar to Saccharomyces cerevisiae SSH1 (YBR283C); ancestral locus Anc_1.303); its protein translation is MAGFRLIDVVKPFLPILPEVEAPFEKVSFDDKLVYTIISALIYIFSQFPLAGVSKEETVVKDPIYFLRGVFGAEPKTLLEFGIFPVFSSGLILQLLAGLKLIKVNFKVQQDRELFQTLTKLVALLQYFILANIFIFSGYYGEDLSIVQIGLLNLQLVGAGFVVILMSEVIDKGFGFASGCMTINTVVIATNLVADTFGFSQIAVGSDGNKEAQGSIINLLQGLRSKHKTFFGGLLSAFNRDYLPNLNTTLIVLAIGASVCYLQSFRLELPIRSTKARGVSNVYPIRLLHVGGLSVAFSYILLFTIHIAAFVVIQLIGKNDPSSIVCKIFGHYESVSNLFYTPTFPLSLLTPPKSLFSGLLQQPLTFFVYTAFMLVTGIWFADVWQGMSGSSARDLALQFKEQDITLTGRREQGVAKELEKVIPVASTTGAALLAILAIVGEFLGLKGKGAGMVVGVATGFSLLELISIDYQQSGGQSALAQVLGAPGRF
- the RGL1 gene encoding Rgl1p (similar to Saccharomyces cerevisiae YPL066W; ancestral locus Anc_8.530); its protein translation is MTRPIISLKPSYNSVVRGCPGLPETLPRVECELRIRSSDAKPFKIDKIEIVLKTVESLINTSHHSFSSKPKLERTSTHYKKSIRISEKKLIGIDIPLTIGLPDDIKETNFNHNFGQAVTFLECGLRYNGLEERELFTRTINVERYTFLPSPKMFPSLGRKVYSPDKKFAVTYRLRNPCVTKDDFLHVDFELKLNSKGGHDNSVSSSSTTSLIFNKKSKARLKAAVVNVKEFLEVNSDDRTGSSGVNEPKENVLLEMGMPIDELITNNPIRWSMDIRILTQNELFKEFEDSLLESPLLSKSVNSSDEFSASNPKINTRLIQNKADGNPGLVPLQYHTSITTHRGNLFRILHGITVKFKIGNGKSFQISQPIDITPWKLSQLKNVEQLILQERETAKYARLFYENFGGLKKVVASASTGTHADRVEYPPLPPVVYPNDSRTLKKLNVEFSGEERSNRSRIPLLE
- the CWC27 gene encoding putative peptidylprolyl isomerase CWC27 (similar to Saccharomyces cerevisiae CWC27 (YPL064C); ancestral locus Anc_8.528), with product MQEPQTTAKCIIYTSKGRLDVELWCKEIPTASRKFLEDCQLGKLKDEAIYEISGDGKTIFFSHNRSDNLSLPTETNDRIKFNRNGILGWDNNTNRWFMTLKEYTTQDTDNKVIAGKIVDGSFYTLKAIADSSEVRPDGLLLYPAHVKETEITIPYFKDLPQVKTIQSKILEEIRPKKLTKVRLLYEDEDEDDNEDGYKDEDENNELPSRKRMCIKMPKGIKVQVEPTVYPAGTDSDASRAQHLDCLEETDDQGEEITEAAQKYLFQQDEKANRERKTLIMLDIFKKNVKGKNILKKGI